Proteins co-encoded in one Prunus persica cultivar Lovell chromosome G6, Prunus_persica_NCBIv2, whole genome shotgun sequence genomic window:
- the LOC18773090 gene encoding AP2-like ethylene-responsive transcription factor AIL6: MAPASNWLSFSLMSPMEMLRSSESESPFVPYDTSSTASPHYFLDNFYANGWTNPKSQGFFADGEDHNNQSKQGHADSPNLTSFIDPQSHHQPIPKLEDFLGDSSSMVRYSESQTETQDSSSLTHMYDQSSAYFGDHQQQQDLKAITGFQAFSTNSGSEVEDSATMARTTQLTGGDFTGHSIESNGNELGGGFSSCGTNALSLGVTTQSSSQSKAIVPADSDGSKKIADTFGQRTSIYRGVTRHRWTGRYEAHLWDNSCRREGQARKGRQVYLGGYDKEDKAARAYDLAALKYWGPTATTNFPVSTYSKELEDMKHVTKQEFIASLRRKSSGFSRGASIYRGVTRHHQQGRWQARIGRVAGNKDLYLGTFATEEEAAEAYDIAAIKFRGINAVTNFEMNRYDVEAIGKSSLPVGGAAKRLKLSLEAEEQKPSVNHDQQRPQCSSSGSNNINFTSMQPAVQSIPCGIPYDAAAATAYYHHNLFQQFQPNYYGACDSAGLTPNIATQMTMMPQQPAEFYIWPHHQSN; this comes from the exons ATGGCTCCAGCTAGTAATTGGTTATCCTTCTCTTTAATGTCTCCCATGGAAATGCTCAGGTCCTCTGAGTCTGAATCTCCCTTTGTTCCCTATGACACATCCTCCACCGCCTCTCCTCACTACTTCCTTGATAACTTCTATGCCAACG GCTGGACGAACCCCAAGTCCCAAGGGTTTTTTGCAGACGGTGAAGATCACAACAACCAGAGCAAACAAGGCCACGCCGATTCACCCAATCTCACCAGCTTCATCGACCCACAGAGCCATCACCAACCTATTCCAAAGCTGGAGGACTTTCTAGGCGATTCGTCATCGATGGTGCGCTATTCCGAAAGCCAAACAGAGACCCAAGACTCGTCGTCCCTGACCCACATGTACGACCAGAGCTCGGCCTATTTTGGCGACcatcagcagcagcaagaTCTCAAGGCGATTACTGGGTTTCAGGCCTTTTCGACGAACTCGGGCTCGGAAGTGGAGGATTCGGCGACCATGGCCCGGACGACTCAGCTCACTGGCGGCGATTTCACGGGTCATTCTATTGAGTCGAACGGGAACGAGTTGGGAGGCGGGTTCTCTAGCTGTGGCACAAATGCTCTGTCGCTTGGGGTCACCACCCAGAGCTCTTCTCAGTCTAAAGCCATTGTTCCCGCGGACAGCGACGGCTCTAAGAAGATCGCTGATACTTTTGGCCAGAGGACTTCAATTTACAGAGGGGTCACTAG ACACCGGTGGACGGGTAGATATGAAGCGCATCTATGGGATAACAGCTGTAGAAGAGAGGGTCAGGCCAGGAAAGGGCGGCAAG TTTACTTGG GTGGATATGACAAGGAAGATAAGGCAGCAAGGGCTTATGATTTGGCTGCTCTGAAATACTGGGGTCCTACAGCAACTACCAACTTTCCA GTTTCAACTTACAGCAAAGAACTGGAAGATATGAAACATGTAACCAAGCAAGAATTCATTGCGTCGCTCAGAAG GAAAAGCAGTGGTTTTTCGAGGGGAGCTTCTATTTACCGGGGGGTTACAAG GCATCATCAACAAGGCCGATGGCAAGCAAGGATAGGCCGTGTTGCCGGGAACAAAGACCTATACCTTGGGACATTTG CCACTGAAGAGGAAGCAGCAGAGGCATATGACATAGCGGCCATAAAGTTCAGGGGTATTAATGCAGTTACAAATTTTGAGATGAATCGATATGACGTTGAAGCTATTGGCAAGAGTTCCCTTCCTGTTGGTGGGGCAGCGAAGCGCTTAAAGCTCTCACTCGAAGCTGAAGAGCAGAAACCATCTGTAAACCATGATCAGCAGCGTCCTCAATGCAGCAGCAGCGGCAGCAACAACATCAATTTTACTTCGATGCAGCCAGCAGTTCAATCGATACCATGTGGGATTCCTTATGATGCTGCAGCTGCAACAGCATATTATCATCACAACCTCTTCCAGCAATTTCAACCGAACTACTATGGCGCTTGTGATTCAGCCGGATTAACCCCTAACATTGCAACTCAGATGACCATGATGCCGCAGCAGCCAGCTGAGTTTTATATTTGGCCTCACCACCAATCCAATTGA
- the LOC18775095 gene encoding uncharacterized protein LOC18775095, which translates to MAPEVVLQLGLLILTLAMFFAIHKISRKALTKLRTNNRANLQSTRHFVQGSHLLTRARSNPHKAQSQAHAKNALTEAEKALALSPRDPGPHILKALALDLLGHKTSALKSFDVALSPPCVKSLSERERGEALVKRAELKIGLNRRRRVDSAVEDLVQAVRLSRGEGDDVTSFCLLGQCYEWKGMKEEAREAFERALRAEPGSVLARQGLDRLGF; encoded by the coding sequence ATGGCGCCTGAGGTGGTGCTACAGCTCGGCCTTCTCATCCTAACCCTAGCAATGTTCTTCGCCATACACAAAATCTCCAGAAAGGCCCTAACCAAGCTCCGAACCAACAACCGAGCCAACCTCCAATCGACCCGCCACTTCGTCCAGGGGTCTCACCTTCTGACCCGAGCCCGATCCAATCCTCACAAAGCCCAATCGCAGGCCCATGCCAAAAACGCCTTAACGGAGGCGGAGAAGGCACTGGCTCTCTCCCCAAGAGACCCGGGCCCGCACATTCTCAAAGCCCTAGCTCTCGATCTCTTGGGGCACAAGACCTCCGCGCTGAAATCGTTCGACGTGGCTCTGTCGCCGCCGTGCGTGAAGTCACTCTCGGAGAGGGAGCGTGGGGAGGCACTGGTGAAGAGGGCGGAATTGAAGATCGGGCTGAACCGGAGGCGCCGGGTTGACTCGGCGGTCGAGGACCTGGTGCAAGCGGTCAGGCTGAGTCGGGGCGAGGGAGATGATGTGACGTCGTTCTGTTTGTTGGGTCAGTGCTACGAGTGGAAAGGGATGAAGGAGGAAGCTAGGGAGGCTTTTGAGCGGGCCTTGAGGGCTGAGCCCGGGTCAGTTTTGGCCCGTCAAGGCTTGGATCGGTTAGGATTCTAG
- the LOC18772885 gene encoding receptor-like cytosolic serine/threonine-protein kinase RBK1, with translation MLVEETIGETEGNPEMESPRGLRKMEPCEDEPSPRGVLEVPVTDSDYSSSSCASSSSGEKTAGQRTLVRDISNGLQWKGKGMFDALKKKSARRFSTIPLLGTSYELSRRNLRRRLARIWTAEDEEEGADVDGMIVTKPSWRNFDFAELAAATGNFKPENLVGKGGQAEVYKGLLSNGQIIAVKKLMKKDKEKENEDRVGDFLGELGIIAHISHPNAARLLGFGIDGGLHLVLQFSPHGSLASLLFGSEESMDWKVRFKVAVGIAEGLRYLHHECHRRIIHRDIKASNILLTEDYEAQISDFGLAKWLPEKWTHHVVFPIEGTFGYLSPEYFMHGIVDEKTDVFAYGVLLLELITGRRAVDSTQQSLVIWAKPLLDASNVKELADPRLEDAFDPVEMKRAMVTASMCISHQSTKRPYMNRVVQILKGEGGIVDQLKQKSSVVRSLVLEACDLEDYTCSNYLSDLNRHRQLVMDQ, from the exons ATGTTGGTGGAAG AGACCATAGGAGAAACGGAAGGAAACCCAGAAATGGAATCACCAAGGGGTCTGAGGAAGATGGAGCCGTGCGAGGACGAGCCATCACCGAGGGGTGTATTGGAAGTCCCTGTTACCGACTCTGACTACAGTAGCAGTAGCTGTGCCTCGTCTTCTTCCGGTGAAAAAACGGCGGGCCAGAGGACGCTGGTGCGAGATATCAGCAATGGGTTGCAATGGAAAGGCAAGGGAATGTTTGATGCCTTGAAGAAGAAGTCAGCTAGGCGATTCTCAACGATTCCCTTGTTGGGTACCAGCTATGAATTGTCGAGGAGAAACTTAAGGAGGAGACTGGCTCGAATTTGGACCGCCGAGGATGAGGAGGAAGGAGCAGATGTTGATGGGATGATAGTTACGAAACCGTCATGGAGGAACTTTGATTTTGCTGAGCTTGCTGCTGCCACTGGCAATTTCAAACCAG AGAACTTAGTTGGGAAAGGTGGCCAAGCAGAAGTTTACAAGGGGCTCTTATCCAATGGTCAAATTATAGCTGTAAAGAAGCTAATGAAGAAAGataaggagaaagaaaatgaggaTAGAGTTGGTGATTTCTTAGGAGAGCTTGGGATTATTGCACACATAAGCCACCCGAATGCTGCTCGGTTGCTTGGGTTTGGCATCGATGGTGGTTTGCACCTTGTACTCCAATTTTCCCCACATGGCAGCTTAGCTTCTCTACTTTTTG GTTCAGAAGAATCTATGGACTGGAAGGTCAGGTTTAAGGTAGCAGTTGGGATAGCAGAAGGCTTGCGATATCTCCATCACGAATGCCACAGGCGCATTATTCACAGAGACATCAAAGCCTCTAATATCTTACTAACCGAAGATTATGAAGCTCAG ATATCTGATTTTGGACTAGCGAAGTGGCTCCCAGAAAAATGGACTCACCATGTTGTATTCCCTATTGAAGGCACATTCGG GTACTTGTCTCCAGAGTATTTTATGCACGGGATTGTTGACGAGAAGACGGATGTATTTGCATATGGTGTTTTATTACTGGAGCTCATAACAGGTCGCCGTGCAGTTGATTCAACTCAGCAAAGCCTTGTGATATGG GCAAAACCACTTCTGGATGCTAGTAATGTCAAGGAACTAGCAGATCCTCGGTTAGAAGATGCATTTGATCCAGTGGAGATGAAAAGAGCCATGGTGACAGCTTCAATGTGCATCAGTCATCAATCCACAAAGCGTCCATACATGAATCGG GTAGTGCAGATACTAAAGGGTGAGGGTGGAATTGTAGATCagttgaaacaaaaatcttCAGTAGTGAGATCACTCGTTTTAGAGGCTTGTGACTTGGAAGATTATACTTGTTCTAACTACTTGAGTGACCTAAATCGCCACCGGCAACTCGTAATGGATCAGTag